From Portunus trituberculatus isolate SZX2019 chromosome 50, ASM1759143v1, whole genome shotgun sequence, the proteins below share one genomic window:
- the LOC123499634 gene encoding putative RNA polymerase II subunit B1 CTD phosphatase rpap2 isoform X2, whose translation MIEGPVEPQVFVAKAKYINPQVYNDVVVERAVTGLCGYPLCSNTFTDTYGSRSYVIRNNVVYDITERRNFCSNVCYEASQLVHQQVLTLPLYLRDTEDADIKDICLPNLTKLKGSHGKVVDITGGVGNIKIDKDEKPQRRTAFMSVDEIARESLVNLSENDADKSAPDKNDHNSDCSVKEKEISNCESKEDTKEEEATVNPLTDVLYVESVMRQWVSFDSLRVILGDQYVRGMLEHCGRSWDNYDTTSGLRLSVEAKAKYIAICRKLEQDERREEEEDILDRQSGKQTEARKPLPDYAQLQRDVKKQQLKVVSFFGGNELYEEEKDQLDTIPEEKEESQPNTKRTFKVNFKKQSNNSDAGESTLPLIDSYSQDAWRQNIVIEKVTTYLQQMLEMTTLSVQEIQKLLTPMVATFHLSASNISFQPKQWRIVTLILLKLLSVRYQTIQDALRTEEGLSMQMSILSASSLDLGYGDRVISYLTEIHHILSKDFTDENTEDPESRNGTPQNADITQQTCPRGDSGVSRVNGSINSLEAQGLTQDMAQIKIIDNSVD comes from the exons ATGATAGAAGGCCCTGTGGAACCCCAGGTGTTTGTGGCCAAA GCAAAGTACATCAACCCTCAGGTGTACAATGATGTAGTGGTAGAGCGTGCAGTTACAGGGCTGTGTGGTTACCCACTGTGCTCTAACACCTTCACTGACACCTATGGTTCCAGGAGCTATGTCATCCGTAACAATGTAGTCTATGACATCACTGAACGTAGG aaTTTCTGCAGTAATGTATGCTATGAGGCATCACAGCTGGTGCATCAGCAAGTATTGACCCTGCCGCTGTACCTGAGGGACACAGAAGATGCTGACATCAAGGATATCTGCCTGCCCAACCTCACCAAGCTGAAGGGATCTCATGGCAAAGTTGTGGACATCACAG GAGGTGTAGGCAATATTAAGATTGATAAGGATGAGAAGCCCCAGAGAAGGACAGCCTTTATGAGTGTTGATGAAATTGCCCGAGAATCCCTGGTTAACTTGTCGGAAAATGATGCAGACAAAAGTGCTCCGGACAAAAACGATCACAATTCAGACTGCagtgtgaaggagaaagaaatcagCAATTGTGAATCAAAGGAGgacacaaaggaggaggaggctacagTGAACCCGCTTACTGATgttctatat GTGGAGAGTGTGATGAGACAGTGGGTGTCCTTTGATAGCCTACGGGTGATTCTGGGTGACCAGTACGTGAGGGGGATGCTGGAACACTGTGGACGCTCCTGGGACAATTACGACACCACATCAG GTTTAAGGCTGAGTGTGGAGGCCAAGGCAAAATATATTGCCATCTGCCGCAAGCTGGAGCAAGATGAAaggcgggaagaggaagaagacatccTTGATAGACAATCAGGGAAGCAAACAGAGGCTCGGAAGCCTCTGCCAGACTATGCCCAATTGCAGCGTGATGTTAAGAAACAGCAACTAAAG GTGGTGTCTTTCTTTGGAGGGAATGAGCtgtatgaagaggaaaaagatcagtTAGATACCATacctgaggaaaaagaagagtccCAGCCAAATACTAAAAGAACTTTTAAAGTAAATTTTAAGAAGCAATCGAATAATTCTGATGCAGGAGAGTCAACTTTGCCTCTTATTGACTCTTACTCTCAAGACGCTTGGCGGCAGAATATAGTGATTGAAAAAGTCACTACTTA TTTGCAGCAAATGCTGGAGATGACAACATTAAGTGTGCAGGAGATTCAGAAGCTGCTGACACCCATGGTGGCCACTTTCCACTTGTCTGCCAGTAACATCTCCTTCCAGCCTAAGCAGTGGCGCATTGTCACTCTTATTCTCCTCAAGCT GTTAAGCGTGAGATACCAAACAATCCAAGATGCGCTGAGGACCGAGGAAGGCCTTAGCATGCAGATGTCCATactctctgcctcctcccttGATCTTGGCTATGGTGATCGAGTCATTAGCTATCTGACGGAAATCCATCACATCTTAAGCAAGGACTTCACTGATGAAAACACTGAGGATCCAGAGAGTAGGAATGGTACTCCTCAGAATGCCGATATCACTCAGCAAACGTGTCCTAGAGGAGATTCTGGGGTTAGCAGGGTAAATGGAAGTATCAATAGTCTAGAGGCACAAGGACTTACTCAAGACATggcacaaataaaaataattgataaTTCTGTAGATTAA
- the LOC123499634 gene encoding putative RNA polymerase II subunit B1 CTD phosphatase rpap2 isoform X1: protein MSRGGRTKARARREDPKPSRRQENLKATSECVQAAHRRAQEYFLSMIEGPVEPQVFVAKAKYINPQVYNDVVVERAVTGLCGYPLCSNTFTDTYGSRSYVIRNNVVYDITERRNFCSNVCYEASQLVHQQVLTLPLYLRDTEDADIKDICLPNLTKLKGSHGKVVDITGGVGNIKIDKDEKPQRRTAFMSVDEIARESLVNLSENDADKSAPDKNDHNSDCSVKEKEISNCESKEDTKEEEATVNPLTDVLYVESVMRQWVSFDSLRVILGDQYVRGMLEHCGRSWDNYDTTSGLRLSVEAKAKYIAICRKLEQDERREEEEDILDRQSGKQTEARKPLPDYAQLQRDVKKQQLKVVSFFGGNELYEEEKDQLDTIPEEKEESQPNTKRTFKVNFKKQSNNSDAGESTLPLIDSYSQDAWRQNIVIEKVTTYLQQMLEMTTLSVQEIQKLLTPMVATFHLSASNISFQPKQWRIVTLILLKLLSVRYQTIQDALRTEEGLSMQMSILSASSLDLGYGDRVISYLTEIHHILSKDFTDENTEDPESRNGTPQNADITQQTCPRGDSGVSRVNGSINSLEAQGLTQDMAQIKIIDNSVD, encoded by the exons ATGTCACGGGGCGGCAGGACCAAGGCAAGGGCCAGACGAGAGGACCCCAAGCCCTCCAGAAG GCAGGAGAATCTCAAGGCCACCTCAGAATGTGTCCAGGCAGCTCACCGTCGTGCCCAGGAATACTTTCTCAGCATGATAGAAGGCCCTGTGGAACCCCAGGTGTTTGTGGCCAAA GCAAAGTACATCAACCCTCAGGTGTACAATGATGTAGTGGTAGAGCGTGCAGTTACAGGGCTGTGTGGTTACCCACTGTGCTCTAACACCTTCACTGACACCTATGGTTCCAGGAGCTATGTCATCCGTAACAATGTAGTCTATGACATCACTGAACGTAGG aaTTTCTGCAGTAATGTATGCTATGAGGCATCACAGCTGGTGCATCAGCAAGTATTGACCCTGCCGCTGTACCTGAGGGACACAGAAGATGCTGACATCAAGGATATCTGCCTGCCCAACCTCACCAAGCTGAAGGGATCTCATGGCAAAGTTGTGGACATCACAG GAGGTGTAGGCAATATTAAGATTGATAAGGATGAGAAGCCCCAGAGAAGGACAGCCTTTATGAGTGTTGATGAAATTGCCCGAGAATCCCTGGTTAACTTGTCGGAAAATGATGCAGACAAAAGTGCTCCGGACAAAAACGATCACAATTCAGACTGCagtgtgaaggagaaagaaatcagCAATTGTGAATCAAAGGAGgacacaaaggaggaggaggctacagTGAACCCGCTTACTGATgttctatat GTGGAGAGTGTGATGAGACAGTGGGTGTCCTTTGATAGCCTACGGGTGATTCTGGGTGACCAGTACGTGAGGGGGATGCTGGAACACTGTGGACGCTCCTGGGACAATTACGACACCACATCAG GTTTAAGGCTGAGTGTGGAGGCCAAGGCAAAATATATTGCCATCTGCCGCAAGCTGGAGCAAGATGAAaggcgggaagaggaagaagacatccTTGATAGACAATCAGGGAAGCAAACAGAGGCTCGGAAGCCTCTGCCAGACTATGCCCAATTGCAGCGTGATGTTAAGAAACAGCAACTAAAG GTGGTGTCTTTCTTTGGAGGGAATGAGCtgtatgaagaggaaaaagatcagtTAGATACCATacctgaggaaaaagaagagtccCAGCCAAATACTAAAAGAACTTTTAAAGTAAATTTTAAGAAGCAATCGAATAATTCTGATGCAGGAGAGTCAACTTTGCCTCTTATTGACTCTTACTCTCAAGACGCTTGGCGGCAGAATATAGTGATTGAAAAAGTCACTACTTA TTTGCAGCAAATGCTGGAGATGACAACATTAAGTGTGCAGGAGATTCAGAAGCTGCTGACACCCATGGTGGCCACTTTCCACTTGTCTGCCAGTAACATCTCCTTCCAGCCTAAGCAGTGGCGCATTGTCACTCTTATTCTCCTCAAGCT GTTAAGCGTGAGATACCAAACAATCCAAGATGCGCTGAGGACCGAGGAAGGCCTTAGCATGCAGATGTCCATactctctgcctcctcccttGATCTTGGCTATGGTGATCGAGTCATTAGCTATCTGACGGAAATCCATCACATCTTAAGCAAGGACTTCACTGATGAAAACACTGAGGATCCAGAGAGTAGGAATGGTACTCCTCAGAATGCCGATATCACTCAGCAAACGTGTCCTAGAGGAGATTCTGGGGTTAGCAGGGTAAATGGAAGTATCAATAGTCTAGAGGCACAAGGACTTACTCAAGACATggcacaaataaaaataattgataaTTCTGTAGATTAA
- the LOC123499634 gene encoding putative RNA polymerase II subunit B1 CTD phosphatase rpap2 isoform X3, with the protein MSRGGRTKARARREDPKPSRRQENLKATSECVQAAHRRAQEYFLSMIEGPVEPQVFVAKAKYINPQVYNDVVVERAVTGLCGYPLCSNTFTDTYGSRSYVIRNNVVYDITERRNFCSNVCYEASQLVHQQVLTLPLYLRDTEDADIKDICLPNLTKLKGSHGKVVDITGGVGNIKIDKDEKPQRRTAFMSVDEIARESLVNLSENDADKSAPDKNDHNSDCSVKEKEISNCESKEDTKEEEATVNPLTDVLYVESVMRQWVSFDSLRVILGDQYVRGMLEHCGRSWDNYDTTSGLRLSVEAKAKYIAICRKLEQDERREEEEDILDRQSGKQTEARKPLPDYAQLQRDVKKQQLKVVSFFGGNELYEEEKDQLDTIPEEKEESQPNTKRTFKVNFKKQSNNSDAGESTLPLIDSYSQDAWRQNIVIEKVTTYLVCSKCWR; encoded by the exons ATGTCACGGGGCGGCAGGACCAAGGCAAGGGCCAGACGAGAGGACCCCAAGCCCTCCAGAAG GCAGGAGAATCTCAAGGCCACCTCAGAATGTGTCCAGGCAGCTCACCGTCGTGCCCAGGAATACTTTCTCAGCATGATAGAAGGCCCTGTGGAACCCCAGGTGTTTGTGGCCAAA GCAAAGTACATCAACCCTCAGGTGTACAATGATGTAGTGGTAGAGCGTGCAGTTACAGGGCTGTGTGGTTACCCACTGTGCTCTAACACCTTCACTGACACCTATGGTTCCAGGAGCTATGTCATCCGTAACAATGTAGTCTATGACATCACTGAACGTAGG aaTTTCTGCAGTAATGTATGCTATGAGGCATCACAGCTGGTGCATCAGCAAGTATTGACCCTGCCGCTGTACCTGAGGGACACAGAAGATGCTGACATCAAGGATATCTGCCTGCCCAACCTCACCAAGCTGAAGGGATCTCATGGCAAAGTTGTGGACATCACAG GAGGTGTAGGCAATATTAAGATTGATAAGGATGAGAAGCCCCAGAGAAGGACAGCCTTTATGAGTGTTGATGAAATTGCCCGAGAATCCCTGGTTAACTTGTCGGAAAATGATGCAGACAAAAGTGCTCCGGACAAAAACGATCACAATTCAGACTGCagtgtgaaggagaaagaaatcagCAATTGTGAATCAAAGGAGgacacaaaggaggaggaggctacagTGAACCCGCTTACTGATgttctatat GTGGAGAGTGTGATGAGACAGTGGGTGTCCTTTGATAGCCTACGGGTGATTCTGGGTGACCAGTACGTGAGGGGGATGCTGGAACACTGTGGACGCTCCTGGGACAATTACGACACCACATCAG GTTTAAGGCTGAGTGTGGAGGCCAAGGCAAAATATATTGCCATCTGCCGCAAGCTGGAGCAAGATGAAaggcgggaagaggaagaagacatccTTGATAGACAATCAGGGAAGCAAACAGAGGCTCGGAAGCCTCTGCCAGACTATGCCCAATTGCAGCGTGATGTTAAGAAACAGCAACTAAAG GTGGTGTCTTTCTTTGGAGGGAATGAGCtgtatgaagaggaaaaagatcagtTAGATACCATacctgaggaaaaagaagagtccCAGCCAAATACTAAAAGAACTTTTAAAGTAAATTTTAAGAAGCAATCGAATAATTCTGATGCAGGAGAGTCAACTTTGCCTCTTATTGACTCTTACTCTCAAGACGCTTGGCGGCAGAATATAGTGATTGAAAAAGTCACTACTTA TTTAGTTTGCAGCAAATGCTGGAGATGA